Sequence from the Chelonoidis abingdonii isolate Lonesome George chromosome 1, CheloAbing_2.0, whole genome shotgun sequence genome:
GATCTAATGCCTTGTGATGTGAGCTCTGCTGGCACCTGGGAGAGCCAGGTTTGAGTTCTAATAGCAGCCCTTTGCTCCCAGAGGGTCAGATTGGGACCTCCTAGCACCTACTtacacaaatagtcccattgccCTCAACATGGCAGGGGGACTGAGGCAGCCCAAGCAGGTCAGCTCGCACCTGGCCTCACTAAAGCCCTTCCGGCAGCTGGGAGTAGCCCTTACTGGTCCCAAAGAGACTTTAATTTTAGCCAGAAGGATGATATCCTGCAGTGTAGAAATGAAGGCAACCTGTGGGGGATCCTCAGGGCAGCTGTAGAGAAGCAGCAAGAGGGGCAAAGGGGAAAGGATTTTTATACATAGCTCAAAACTGGAGGCCTTGCAAACAGCCCACAAGCTCAGAGGAAGAATCTCCTGAAAGCTCAACCCCACAAATACACCTTAGGTGTGGCTCACAAATCCTGCAGCAgcgaatctcagagcctgggtcaactgactcaggcttatgctacgaggctaaaaatagcagcataggtGTTCTGGCCTGGGCTGGAGCAAGGGCTGCGAAACCCAGTGCGGGGAAGgagctcagagcccaggctccagcctgagcaggaagcCCCATAGCGCAAgccctgggagccccagtcagttgagcccaggctctgagtctTGCTGCGGCAGGTCTtcttttgcagtgtaaacatacccctcTCCCAAAGGGGATGTGGTGTGCAATGTCTGTACAAAGCTAAGAaagagctgttaaaataaatcAGTGCGTCAGAGAGTTGAAATAAAGAGAaggaacctcccctccccccgtgagTTCTGAAGTGCATCTTTTATGGTTACTGAGACTCCTCAGCGGTGGAATGAAATGAAGCCTGTAGCGCCACAGGTGTCCATGCCGCGCATTGCTGTTTATGGTCTGTCCTAACAGTGTGAAAACACAGCTTGAATTCACATGCCACAAACATGCTGAGCAAACAAAACCAGTCAATAAAAGCAGCCGCCTTTCCTTGGATTAACCTGCTTGTTTCTCTTGCAGAGTGTCCCTATCATAAACCCCTTGGGTTTGAGTCAGGAGCGCTTCCTTCCGACCAGATAAGCTGCTCCAATTCCGAGCAGTACACCGGCTGGTATACTTCATGGACTGCAAACAAGGCCCGACTTAATGGCCAGGGTTTTGGGTAAGCCTAACATCCCTGCAAGTGCATTACAATGATGAGTGTGGTGCAGCGATTCAACCAAGCAGGATGCAGAGTTGTAGGAGTCTTGATACTGATGTAACAAAGcaaaaaagagggggaaatgaaGTAAAGTGGGAGGAAAAAACTGTGCCTTAAATATTCAGTGGCATTTTCAGCTGTTTACACCAAGGCTGAATCTGGTTCAGAGAATGTTGTATCCCCAAGTATATTCCTAGTTAATTTTCCAGTAAAAAGCTGGAGTCTTAGGGCCAGACTATggtaccactgaagtcactgcagtTCTGCCATGGATCAAAATATAtgggctaagattttcaaacatgACCAGTGATTGGGCTCCTCAGTTTCTGGCTGCCTAACCTGAGACACTTtattttcagaaagggctgagcacCTGCCCACTTTCAGTTGGGCATTTAAATATGGAGGCACCACAGATCactatcacttttaaaaattcttgtcCTTGACCCTTAACAGATCAGTTCCTTTACGTTCCTTCCTTTCCTGGCTGATTCCCCCGGGACTAACACTCGTACTGCTTTCTTTGATTTGCCTCTTTCTGACAGGTGTGCATGGCTCTCCAAATTTCAAGACAATGGGCAGTGGCTGCAGATTGACATGAAAGAGGTCAAAGTTATCTCAGGGATACTCACACAGGGGCGCTGTGATGCGGATGAGTGGATGACAAAATACAGCGTGCAGTACAGGACTGATGAGAATCTGAATTGGATTTACTACAAGGACCAGACAGGAAACAACCGGGTCAGTGGGAGGAGCATTTTGGTGAAAATGGTTTTAAGCCAAATGCAGATTTTGGCTCACAACGGGTGATAGCCTATGCAGAACACCAGCACAAAGCCTTTGTGCCATTCAATCAAATTAAGTTTAAGAGAGAATATGGGTCAGGTTTCCTTTACCTGCGCTCTGCTCCAAGCAGGAAGGAAGGGTATCAGCTAGTAGCTTGCATTCCTTGATCCCAGTGACTGGTTTGTAACACCCCAGACCTCAGCAATACTTAAAGAAGCTGCCAGGAAGCTCTGGTGTGACGTATCTTAATGAACCCCTACCAGTGGAGGATGTAGAGTAGCAGAGCTCTGCTTTACTACATTCGGATATGTCCTTTCCCAACCCATCTACCAGCCTACCACAGGGGTGGGCAGATAGTGCAGGACCCAGATCTGTCACATCTATGCCAGCAGGGAGTTCTCCTCCTAGAGTGCAATTCTCTGCTGGCCTTATGCATCCATTTCCTTTGCACTGCTATAGAGAATCCAGCCTGAGAAATCCAACTCATCTATTGCTGGGTAAGGAAAGACTGGGATTATGCTGACTCTTGTCATGAGCTCTACAAATTTGCCCCCTAACCAATTTCTGTTGAGCAAAGCCTTAGCTATAAATATGCAAACTGACCCAATATAAATAAAGAAGCACAAGAAAACACAGAGGGACACCCAAAACAG
This genomic interval carries:
- the RS1 gene encoding retinoschisin — translated: MLDYLVYIATLALSPGEDDQLEHWHSKACKCDCQGSANSVWATGTNSLVCMPECPYHKPLGFESGALPSDQISCSNSEQYTGWYTSWTANKARLNGQGFGCAWLSKFQDNGQWLQIDMKEVKVISGILTQGRCDADEWMTKYSVQYRTDENLNWIYYKDQTGNNRVFYGNSDRSSIVQNLLRPPIVSRYIRLIPLGWHVRIAIRMELLECMSKCA